TCATTTCAGCCTTCGTCATCAGCTTAATAACGACTTTCGTGTATGTCGTTGGCGCTTGGCGTTTCACGTCGGAGCCGATCGAGGGCAGCTCCAGTAATGCCGTCTTGAGCATATGGGTATCTAGCAATAATTGCTCAGAACCTACGGTCGATATTGGTTTgcacttgtaaatattttgtataaatttcggTATGAAGGAATTTGCAAATCTTATACAGAACtgggtaaaatattttctggACGAAGCCAAGTTGTCTCGAAGATTTGGAACTGTGTTTTTAAGGTGCATGATGATTTGAGTGACGTATGAGCTCTGGTCACCAACGTTGTCGAAATGTAGCCAAGATATCTTGGTCATAGCTTGGAGGGCTGGTTCGCAGGCCATCTCTAGATCCTGAACGAGGAGTTGGATGCAATTGCTGATCATTTTATGGAAGAGATCTTGTTCTGGCGCGAGGTCAATTTTATCAGCTAGATTGGGTGAGATCTTCTCTTTCAGCTTTTGTTCGAGGTGGATGGTCGTTTCGAGACAATATTCGGATGTCGTTATCACGCTCGTGATCTTAGCTATCTCCTGTCTCGTGTACCTGATATTGGAAAAAAATCAATTAGCTATTTacgtatagattttttattttctgaatatACTTACGGTCCATTACGAACGAACAGCCTCAGAATTTTCATTTgctgattttgtttttgtaaattattagtaCTCGTCAGTTAAGCAAATTAtcgtaaaaaattaacacatatcAGATGAATATCTAGCAAACGTGTATGTCTCCGTGGTAGTATGAGGCAAGCCTTCTCTTCAAGAGAAGAGTTGGCTTTACTACGAGGGTATCAGCAAGGCGGGCACCTGGGCGCGTCGTCCCTCAGCAGGCCCTGCAGGTTGGTGACGAGCGAGGGCACGGCGAGCGCGGGGGCCGCGGCGCGCGGGAGGGCGGCCTGCAGCACGCCGCCCGCGTACTCGCGCAGGTACTTGCCGAACACGCCCGCCAGCTCTGTGCACACCGCCGTTCAAAATCAACTTTACATATCCCTCGGCGCTAGGGCTAACAGCAAATATGTCTGGGTAAGTGCGCCAAGGGTTAGGCCCAATGGACATTATAACTTAGTTCCCGAAGTTGGTAGCATATTCGAGATGCAATGACGTGAAAAACATGGACGTTTTAACTCACATACCTTTGCGTTTGAATCTTGAAGAGATATCAAATACCCCCAATTGatcacatatttaaaataaattggcgTCAGGCAGTCAGACACAGCCTGCATGTCAATAAATAGGTCACTGTTAGTGTTACCTCGCATCGGTTCCCCGGTGGAGAGCGTGGCGCACTGCGCGAGGCACTTCTTGTAGAAGAGGAAGAGGTCGGCGCAGCTGGACATGACGGCGCCGGCGCCGCTGCCCACCTCGCCGCTGCACGCGCCCGGGTCGGCCGACTTTGCGTCCTGGTGGAAGACATTTCTACTATCAAAAATACAATTCAGGTCTTttcggaaaaaaatatcttaacttTTGGACCTCCTCTCCAGACACCAAAtggcaaaattatatttagtcttatcgatatttattttctatagctATATCTGTGAATATAACCAAACGCCACTGACTTATAACGAGCACTTTACAAATCAAGGTCCAATTGACTTGAAATTCAGCATCGTACTCCTCGGCGACGTGGACGCTAATtagaaaaaggtttttaaaaagTCAACCTCATAATGTTAACTTTGTATGAACTGTAGCCATACGAACTAGGTATCGTGCGCTCAGCGAAGCGAGCGGATATTATCTAGCATAATATGTacattctttttatataatatatgtacattattgccaataaaaaatgtcaaataaaacatacacaAGTAACAGTAAAGGTGCCAATATTGGTTAAGGTTAGAGGACCTTTTTTTGACAAAATCTTTTGAAGAACATTTGGCACTTTTGCACCACACGGATAAATGTGGATGGTTGATGAAGATAACCTTCTGCAAACTTAGTAAGTCCTGGCAAACGTAACCTAGTTAACCAGAAGATTAATATCATCTatccataaattttaaaaggacTCCTCTGTGTGCAACCTTAAAACTTAACCCGAGCATCTAAAGTTTAAGCCAGTGGTGGGTAATTTCCAGTAATGTATTCGTTTACCTGTATGAACCTGTCCATGAGGGCTCTCAAGTTTGTGTCCAGACTTGTGATGTAGAGAGACAAGTGGGGCTCGAAGCAGGCTCCTATTAAACCCACCCATGGGGAGCCTTTCGTGTTGACAGTGTTGTCATCCGTTTCGACCTGTTTTAGgtaaactaatattatgtatactgcTCATTTAAAAGCTCTGACAATTTTGACACAGCCTACCGCTTTGATTTATCaatctatatattttcataaaatttttcacaaattcaaataatagattctactaagaagaaacggcaagaaactcagtagttactcattttcaccaaatataagtaaaaaaatcatcagGTAGCCACTCGTCTACCTTCGTAATATTCGTAACTGCATCACTAGTTTAGTAACTAGCGAGTCAAGCTACAAATTCCTGTGTTCAGATCCATGCACGTAAATGTTGACATGGTTGTCCAGAAACAAGTTCAGCTGATCAGCACCAGGATCCTCTCCATTGATTCCCCATTGCATTATAAGAGTAATAGGTCTGTCTGTGTTTGACTAGAAAAACACACGTACCTAAACTTGTATCCCATTATCCAATAAGAATGTgactgtgtttgcacacacaaaCAATAGCTTACACAAACTTCTCCCGtgaagttaggttaggttgaaCATATCCATTGAAAATGGCATTTTTGGCCGAAAATCAAACATACTTCTTTATCGTCGTCATCAAACACCAACGGCTTGACTCCGCCCTCAACGCCCTCCGCCCCTAGCTCCGTACctgtgtaaatattaaaacgtacaaattatttttaacacgtttgtttttatctttattaaacagGCTTTACACTGGtgcaatttcttattaaatacaatatatactctgtagcactcaggaataatctAGCTTTCTACCAGTTATTTTTCGAATGGGATAATTAAAACATGAGgttaacccccccccccccccccctacatacagacaaacaaattgtacctctttattataatataggtatttgagttgaattcaattttgaaatttcaatataagtattggcaattataaaaatacttttggaatatttatagaaataaaatatacagaccGACGAATCTCTTGTGTAGCAAAAGTTCGAAGTTGTAAGTTTTCTGTATCGCGTACAGGAGGAGTTTCACGTCGACTTCGTTGCGTCGCGCCTGCATTATCTCGCTGAGAGCTTTTCGGGTTATCTACGATGGAATAacgtaaaatacatacatacgtatttattattcatgttttaCTATACATAGTATGgatcgatatttattttgtagatactgtatgtgtatgtatgtatatggttTTTTTCTATAGCCAATcattaattaccgccttcaaACATCAACTGCTTAAATCCGCCTTTTCTTCTATTCACTTTGTGGTGGTAAAAATGTCTCACTactggtcgagagctcgattaatctacgAAAACGAACTGCTATGATAATTTCAGAAGCAAAGTTAatgtggaaataagtagttaattgCATTagtgtcgtattataaataaagatatatagatcacaaactcttagtagtgcacagtACAGCCGAGTTACgttaatttaaggtttgtttatctctcatcctacttccattggaataggcgaTACGTACTTTTACGTACACAATATTGAGCTTTATCTCCGAGTATAAAGGTCCAAGTTACCTTGCAGAACCGGTGTGCGATGCGCTCGCTGAGCCTCCAGGCGGCCGGCAGCGCTTGCGCCAGCGAGTCCTCGAAGCGCAGCAGGTGCTTCTTGAGCCACGCGTAGCGCCGCTCCACGTGCGACACCCACGCCTCCTCCTGCTCGCCCGAGAACAGGTGCTCGTACTCCTGGCGAGCGCCGACCGAACGTTTTAATATATCACACAGACTCGCTgtaaaatattgcattaaaataattgttatagtaACTATAGTATAGGTGGCTTTCGACCATTTCCTCGAGAGGGGAGACCTTACCGAGCAGTTACTTAACTCATTGAGATGAGGTCAGACCTGCGCCTGATCTCTAAACCAATTATTTTAGATTTCCCGGATTATGAGGGAGAGAGTTTCCGATATTTAATTAAGGTAAGGTTTGATCTCGACGTGCTCCCATACCTGCAATTGCATGGAGATGAGCCACTTGATCAGCTCCTGCTTCACGTGCGGCTCCAGCGCGTCCACCACCGCACACGCCTCGCTCAGCGTGCGAGGCGATATCGTGGTTTTGCCACCACCTAGAGGTCATTcgaaatattgtatttacaagTTGACTTGTTGGTTgagatatttgaatttagttttatttataaatttagttttatatatattataataaagtggtcaccaccgcgcaTAGGCAAAGACGCAACCAACGCACCAACGAACGCGAGAACTAAGGTGTCATGTCTCTTGTGCCCTGCCTATCTCACCATTTAGCCATACTAAGTGATGCTGATGAGTGGTGTTCGGACGAAATTCTCACGAGGTAAAGTTTAGTGTTAAATGAACAtcattaaatgtatacaaattatagaactatggaaatatatttttaagcggGCGGATTTTAGGAAGACTATTGGCTGAATAGTGGTCACCTTTGCTTACTTACCTGAAATTTTTAATCTACTCTTGTGTTGGGAATGTACCATCAAGTTCTTTGGTAAATATttagcatatataatatttacctgTAAGTGCTTCCTTGAAATCAGCTAATATCTGCTGCGCGAGTTGGGCACGTATGGCGTGCACTTCGTCGCGCAGTGCGTTCAATTCTTTGATGTCACGATACATTTCCAGCTGCTCCAGAACCTTCGGGAATACAACTTAGAACTTTAGATACCGGGACCGGAGTTGAATGTTTGGAGGCCCTGGCGCCACAAAGGAGTGGAGGCCCctaaatatcattttacaaattaattcgaAAAACTGAGGATAGCTaaacatataatacatttaaattattaattatttattcgacGGAATTTCTATGGTGGGGGCCCCATCTCTAGTAGAGGCCCCAGGACAATGCACCGGTTCCCCTAAAAATCGGGCCCCATTAGATACACATTCTAAATGCACATTGGTCCTCCTTGTGTCCTCTTCACCAATTAGACCACAGTTATTAACAAGGGTGGCTAGAGACACAGGATATAAAGGACTAACACAAGTGCTTAGAGTGCTTAAGTGCAGTAGTGTAAACATTGCCCACAATCTGATATAGATTAGGGTAGGGTAGGGTACTTCTAAGAATTTCTATAATTGCTTCATTCAATCATTGAtaatttaagatgtttttatggtttttttataGCAGATGAGCATATAGACCACCCCTAgccaatggtgctgtaagaaatattaaccattccttacatcaccattgcgccatcaaccttgggaactaagttgttatgttccttgtgcctgtagttacactggctcactcacaaaatattttgatttgatttgatatcctACCTCCATTATAGCCTGCAATGGCAATACTAATTCCTTATACTGTCTCTTTTGAGCCAGTGTCCTCAATGAAGCTGCACCACCCGCTAGCATATGCAGGTGGTTCAAGGCTGTGATCGCAGCTGTGAGGTTCCA
This genomic interval from Vanessa atalanta chromosome 27, ilVanAtal1.2, whole genome shotgun sequence contains the following:
- the LOC125074157 gene encoding vacuolar protein sorting-associated protein 53 homolog produces the protein MDSSDVLEDKDSGPEVQLNLPGSVISRIEELMGGTEQFDSEEFDAVAYINRVFPTEQSLSGVESAAARCEFRLASVQHDIRRLVRAQHDQRVAGHQALLDAQHSIAELALQVADINKKAERSESMVREITAEIKQLDCAKWNLTAAITALNHLHMLAGGAASLRTLAQKRQYKELVLPLQAIMEVLEQLEMYRDIKELNALRDEVHAIRAQLAQQILADFKEALTGGGKTTISPRTLSEACAVVDALEPHVKQELIKWLISMQLQEYEHLFSGEQEEAWVSHVERRYAWLKKHLLRFEDSLAQALPAAWRLSERIAHRFCKITRKALSEIMQARRNEVDVKLLLYAIQKTYNFELLLHKRFVGTELGAEGVEGGVKPLVFDDDDKEVETDDNTVNTKGSPWVGLIGACFEPHLSLYITSLDTNLRALMDRFIQDAKSADPGACSGEVGSGAGAVMSSCADLFLFYKKCLAQCATLSTGEPMRELAGVFGKYLREYAGGVLQAALPRAAAPALAVPSLVTNLQGLLRDDAPRYTRQEIAKITSVITTSEYCLETTIHLEQKLKEKISPNLADKIDLAPEQDLFHKMISNCIQLLVQDLEMACEPALQAMTKISWLHFDNVGDQSSYVTQIIMHLKNTVPNLRDNLASSRKYFTQFCIRFANSFIPKFIQNIYKCKPISTVGSEQLLLDTHMLKTALLELPSIGSDVKRQAPTTYTKVVIKLMTKAEMILKLVMAPLDGNLEGFVAQFVQLLPESTLAEFHKVLDMKGAKMSKTQLGSLDALFKDITKNMHNDNK